A DNA window from Thiobacillus denitrificans ATCC 25259 contains the following coding sequences:
- a CDS encoding hydrogenase expression/formation protein, producing MTREIIPILPEAPVETARSGNALPLLREIAEHLHHLLETGEASTIDLSALPLTPGDLEWLRAELGGGEVSVTLHADGASTLDETAFPGVWWIIHRNAQGAVTTQFIEVAFVPELVKSPRADVAAARAALVLRMADL from the coding sequence ATGACGCGTGAAATCATCCCGATCCTCCCCGAGGCGCCCGTCGAAACGGCGCGCTCGGGCAACGCGCTACCGCTCCTGCGCGAAATCGCCGAACATCTGCACCACCTGCTCGAGACCGGCGAAGCGTCCACGATCGACCTGTCGGCACTCCCGCTCACGCCGGGGGACCTCGAATGGCTGCGCGCCGAACTGGGCGGGGGCGAAGTGTCGGTCACCCTGCACGCGGACGGCGCGTCGACGCTCGACGAGACGGCCTTTCCCGGGGTCTGGTGGATCATCCATCGCAACGCCCAGGGCGCCGTGACGACGCAGTTCATCGAAGTGGCCTTCGTCCCCGAACTCGTCAAATCGCCGCGCGCGGACGTCGCAGCGGCCCGCGCGGCCCTTGTCTTGCGGATGGCGGACCTCTAA
- the hypB gene encoding hydrogenase nickel incorporation protein HypB, which produces MCDTCGCNLTPGNRHLAYKPVARGATAVSVLKGLLAKNDDQAGHNRAHFDRRGILALNLMSSPGSGKTALLEATLTALKGEFTCAVIEGDLETENDAERIRAKGVQAHQIVTGTACHLDAHLVHDALHEMKLDGVDILFIENVGNLVCPASFDLGQHLNVTLLSVTEGDDKPAKYPVMFRAADALLLTKTDLLPVLDDFDLDRAEAHLRNLANPAPVLHLSARKDAGMGPWLDWIRVQLAQQLARVAAGQSRRPAIQPDGARYHHTEA; this is translated from the coding sequence ATGTGCGACACCTGCGGCTGCAACCTCACCCCGGGCAACAGGCATCTTGCCTACAAGCCGGTCGCCCGCGGCGCGACCGCGGTTTCCGTCCTCAAGGGCCTGCTCGCGAAGAACGACGACCAGGCCGGACACAATCGCGCGCACTTCGACCGGCGCGGCATCCTCGCGCTCAACCTGATGTCTTCGCCGGGCTCGGGCAAGACAGCGCTGCTCGAAGCGACGCTTACGGCGCTGAAGGGTGAATTCACCTGCGCGGTGATCGAGGGCGACCTCGAAACCGAGAACGACGCCGAGCGCATCCGTGCCAAAGGGGTGCAGGCCCACCAGATCGTCACCGGGACGGCCTGCCACCTCGACGCGCATCTCGTGCACGACGCACTGCATGAGATGAAGCTCGACGGCGTCGACATCCTGTTCATCGAAAACGTGGGCAATCTCGTCTGCCCCGCAAGCTTCGACCTCGGCCAGCATCTCAACGTCACGCTGCTCTCGGTCACCGAGGGCGACGACAAACCGGCGAAGTATCCGGTGATGTTCCGTGCGGCCGATGCGCTGCTTTTGACCAAGACCGATCTGTTGCCGGTGCTCGACGATTTCGACCTTGACCGCGCCGAAGCGCATCTGCGCAATCTCGCGAATCCGGCGCCGGTGCTACATCTGTCGGCGCGCAAGGATGCCGGAATGGGCCCGTGGCTCGACTGGATCCGCGTGCAGCTGGCGCAGCAGCTTGCGCGCGTCGCCGCGGGGCAGTCCAGGCGGCCGGCGATCCAGCCCGACGGCGCGCGCTACCACCACACGGAGGCGTGA
- a CDS encoding CBS domain-containing protein, with the protein MPIGEICNREVVVADTSLSVTEAAGLMRTHHVGDLVIVEDRGGRRHPVGILTDRDIAVEVVAAGVNPEALTAGDIMAAELATLGESEGLYEALRYMRDKGVRRMPVVDGDGALVGILTLDDLLTLFAEELTNVAKLLSRERQHETDVRR; encoded by the coding sequence ATGCCGATAGGAGAGATCTGCAATCGCGAGGTCGTCGTCGCCGACACGTCGCTTTCCGTGACCGAAGCGGCGGGCCTGATGCGCACCCACCACGTCGGCGACCTGGTCATCGTCGAAGACCGCGGGGGTCGGCGTCATCCGGTCGGCATCCTCACGGACCGCGACATCGCGGTCGAGGTCGTCGCCGCGGGGGTGAATCCCGAGGCGCTCACGGCCGGCGACATCATGGCGGCAGAGCTCGCGACCCTGGGCGAGAGCGAGGGCCTCTACGAGGCGCTGCGCTACATGCGCGACAAGGGCGTCCGGCGCATGCCCGTCGTCGATGGGGATGGCGCTCTCGTCGGCATCCTCACGCTCGACGACCTTCTCACGCTGTTCGCCGAAGAACTCACGAACGTCGCGAAGCTGCTGTCGCGCGAGCGCCAGCACGAAACCGACGTCCGCCGATGA
- the hypE gene encoding hydrogenase expression/formation protein HypE, with the protein MNEETARILLAHGNGGRLMRELIAGIFARHLGNPLLDTDADAVALPRLDGEIMVTTDGFTVQPLEFPGGDLGSLAVHGVVNDLAVAGAEPRYLTLSALIEEGLELPTLERLIASLADAARAAGVAVVAGDTKVVRRGEGGGLYLSVAGIGVKRAATLDLRRVQAGDAVLVSGPVGDHGIAVMLAREQFGLSGELRSDCASVLPLARAVWELPGLRFMRDPTRGGLATVCHEIARATGHTVVLTQASVPLRPEVVSVCEMLGYDPYYLACEGRIVAVTDASAAGELLERWRAVRGGEDAAIIGRIDEAGARVILETELGGRRVIDELEDDPLPRIC; encoded by the coding sequence ATGAACGAAGAGACCGCTCGCATCCTCCTCGCACACGGCAACGGGGGGCGCCTCATGCGCGAGCTGATCGCCGGCATATTCGCGCGCCACCTCGGCAATCCGCTGCTCGATACCGATGCCGACGCCGTCGCGCTGCCGCGGCTCGACGGCGAGATCATGGTCACGACCGACGGGTTCACCGTGCAGCCGCTCGAATTTCCGGGCGGCGATCTCGGCTCGCTGGCCGTGCACGGCGTCGTCAACGACCTCGCGGTCGCCGGTGCCGAGCCGCGCTACCTGACTCTGTCGGCATTGATCGAGGAAGGACTGGAACTGCCCACGCTGGAGCGGCTCATCGCGAGTCTTGCCGACGCTGCGCGCGCCGCCGGCGTCGCAGTCGTCGCGGGCGACACCAAGGTGGTCAGGCGCGGTGAAGGCGGCGGGCTGTATCTCTCGGTCGCGGGGATCGGCGTGAAACGCGCGGCGACGCTCGATCTGCGGCGCGTCCAGGCCGGCGACGCGGTGCTCGTGTCGGGGCCGGTCGGCGACCATGGCATCGCGGTCATGCTCGCGCGCGAACAATTCGGGCTCTCGGGGGAATTGCGCTCGGACTGTGCGTCGGTGCTTCCGCTTGCCCGGGCGGTGTGGGAGCTGCCCGGTCTCAGGTTCATGCGCGACCCGACCCGCGGTGGGTTGGCAACCGTTTGCCATGAAATCGCCCGCGCCACCGGGCACACGGTCGTGCTCACGCAGGCGAGCGTACCTTTGCGGCCCGAAGTCGTGTCGGTGTGCGAAATGCTCGGCTATGACCCTTACTATCTGGCGTGCGAGGGACGTATCGTCGCCGTGACGGACGCGTCTGCCGCCGGCGAACTGCTCGAGCGTTGGCGCGCCGTGCGGGGCGGGGAGGACGCCGCGATCATCGGTCGCATCGATGAAGCGGGCGCCCGCGTGATCCTCGAGACCGAGCTCGGCGGGCGCCGCGTGATCGACGAACTGGAAGACGATCCGTTACCGCGCATCTGCTGA
- a CDS encoding hydrogenase small subunit yields MQQSPLIDMLGRQGVTRRGFLKYCATLASLMALPPAAGRAMAEAIGAVRRPSVIWLPFQECTGCTESITRSHSPTIEGLIFEAISLDYQETLMAAAGHRAEAARDAAIRDNFGKYLLVVDGSVPLGAEGAYSCIGGRSNVDILREAAKGAAAIICVGTCSSYGGIPHANPNPTGAVAVSDVIKDKPIVNIPGCPPIPVVMTGVLAHYIAFGSLPELDAKNRPKAFFGETIHDRCYRRPFYDQGKFAKTFDDEGARKGWCLFELGCKGPVTHNACATVKWNGGTSWPVESGHGCLGCSEPDFWDAGSFYKALSQPSGPLNVGLAATAGGLATGAAVTVANRAKKSAARASHRTITVEDLEK; encoded by the coding sequence ATGCAGCAAAGCCCGTTGATCGACATGCTCGGACGGCAAGGGGTCACGCGCCGCGGCTTTCTCAAGTACTGCGCCACGCTGGCTTCGCTGATGGCCTTGCCGCCCGCGGCGGGCCGGGCGATGGCCGAGGCCATCGGCGCCGTCAGGCGGCCGTCGGTGATCTGGCTGCCGTTCCAGGAATGCACCGGTTGCACCGAATCGATCACGCGCTCGCATTCGCCGACCATCGAGGGCCTGATTTTCGAGGCGATCTCGCTCGACTACCAGGAAACGCTGATGGCCGCCGCAGGGCATCGGGCCGAGGCCGCGCGCGACGCCGCGATACGCGACAACTTCGGCAAATATCTGCTCGTCGTCGACGGCTCTGTCCCGCTCGGCGCCGAGGGCGCCTATTCGTGCATCGGCGGGCGCTCCAACGTCGACATCCTGCGGGAGGCGGCCAAAGGCGCCGCGGCCATCATCTGCGTCGGCACCTGCTCGTCGTACGGGGGCATTCCCCACGCCAACCCGAATCCGACCGGCGCGGTCGCGGTCTCCGACGTCATCAAGGACAAGCCCATCGTCAACATTCCGGGCTGTCCGCCCATCCCGGTCGTCATGACGGGCGTGCTCGCGCATTACATCGCCTTCGGCAGCCTGCCCGAACTCGACGCGAAGAACCGGCCCAAGGCCTTCTTCGGCGAGACCATCCACGATCGCTGCTATCGCCGGCCTTTCTACGACCAGGGCAAATTCGCCAAGACCTTCGACGACGAGGGCGCGCGCAAGGGCTGGTGCCTGTTCGAGCTCGGGTGCAAGGGTCCGGTCACCCACAACGCCTGCGCGACCGTCAAATGGAATGGCGGCACCTCCTGGCCGGTCGAGTCGGGCCACGGCTGCCTCGGATGTTCCGAGCCCGACTTCTGGGACGCCGGCAGCTTCTACAAGGCATTGTCGCAGCCTTCCGGGCCGCTGAACGTCGGACTCGCCGCGACAGCTGGCGGGCTCGCGACCGGCGCCGCCGTCACGGTCGCCAACCGCGCGAAGAAAAGCGCGGCGCGGGCGTCGCACAGGACGATCACGGTCGAGGATCTGGAGAAATGA
- the hypD gene encoding hydrogenase formation protein HypD, with protein MDEARIWLEKVHALAFDRKVKIMNVCGGHERSITHAGLRGALPDWLELVPGPGCPVCVCPEEDVYQAIQLALQDRVILVAYGDMLRVPVNVKKGEIRSLAEAQAAGADVRPIASPLDARRIAAENPTRPVVFFAAGFETTTAPTAAMLAEGVPDNLSILLSGRLTWPAVAMLLDSGSPGFDALIAPGHVSTVMGPEEWNFVVQRHEIPAAVAGFGTASLLASFYSVLRQLESGERFLDNCYREVAHPDGNPTARRMMARAFDVVDANWRGIGVIARSGYALKPGLAQHDARVLFDDHTDPARWRAGEMPPGCDCAQVVLGKIYPNQCRIYGKACTPRKPVGPCMVSDEGACRIWWAGGVRVAADA; from the coding sequence ATGGACGAAGCACGGATCTGGCTCGAGAAAGTCCACGCGCTCGCGTTCGACCGCAAGGTCAAGATCATGAACGTATGCGGCGGGCACGAGCGCTCGATCACCCATGCCGGACTGCGCGGCGCGCTGCCGGACTGGCTCGAGCTCGTGCCCGGACCCGGCTGCCCGGTCTGCGTGTGCCCCGAAGAAGACGTCTACCAGGCGATCCAGCTCGCGCTGCAGGACAGGGTCATTCTCGTCGCCTACGGCGACATGCTGCGGGTACCGGTCAACGTCAAGAAAGGCGAAATTCGATCACTGGCCGAGGCGCAGGCCGCGGGGGCGGACGTGCGGCCGATCGCGAGCCCGCTCGACGCCCGCAGGATCGCAGCCGAAAACCCGACGCGGCCCGTGGTGTTCTTCGCCGCGGGCTTCGAAACGACGACCGCGCCGACCGCCGCCATGCTGGCCGAAGGCGTTCCCGACAATCTGAGCATTCTGCTGTCCGGGCGCCTGACCTGGCCCGCGGTCGCGATGCTGCTCGACTCGGGCAGCCCCGGCTTCGACGCGCTGATCGCCCCCGGCCACGTGTCGACCGTGATGGGGCCCGAGGAATGGAACTTCGTCGTCCAACGCCACGAGATCCCCGCCGCGGTCGCCGGGTTCGGCACGGCCTCGCTGCTCGCCTCCTTCTATTCGGTGCTGCGCCAGCTCGAGAGCGGTGAACGCTTTCTCGACAACTGCTACCGCGAAGTCGCGCACCCGGACGGGAATCCAACGGCGCGTCGAATGATGGCCCGCGCGTTCGACGTGGTCGACGCGAACTGGCGCGGCATCGGCGTGATCGCTCGCTCGGGATACGCACTCAAACCGGGCCTCGCGCAGCACGACGCACGCGTCCTGTTCGACGACCACACCGATCCGGCGCGCTGGCGCGCCGGCGAAATGCCGCCCGGATGCGACTGCGCGCAAGTCGTTCTCGGCAAGATCTATCCCAACCAGTGCCGCATCTACGGCAAGGCCTGCACGCCGCGCAAGCCGGTGGGACCGTGCATGGTCTCGGACGAAGGCGCCTGCCGCATCTGGTGGGCCGGTGGCGTGCGCGTCGCGGCCGATGCCTGA
- the hypF gene encoding carbamoyltransferase HypF: MPERIAQFITIGGRVQGVGFRPFVYRAARAHALAGWVRNANGSVEIHVEGERAQLQGFVDTLLNEAPPLSAPGPLAIRPCASTRLRGFSILDSTAASEADVHLPADGFVCADCLNELHDPANRRYRYPFINCTQCGPRYTLITGLPYDRPMTAMRGFTLCAACRREYEDAGDRRFHAEPIACPVCGPHLQFVSGDKTLSGDETALAAAVAQLRAGKIVAVKGVGGYHLMCDARNDPAVAALRARKPRPAKPLAVMFRDLDSLRDAVHFDTDDAALLSSPARPIVLLRKRNTNPLSAAIAPGLGEIGCMLPYSPLHDLLLHDFGGPLVASSGNLSGEPVLTANAEAQARLRHLADAFLHHDRPIVRPADDPVYRRIAGAPRPLRLGRGLAPLELELPAALAQPVLALGSHMKNTVCLAWGTRAVVSPHIGELDSARSLDTLARVAADLQDLYQVRAATLLVDHHPGFGYRRFARDSGLPLAAVWHHHAHASALAAEFEDISEWIVFAWDGVGLGEDMSLWGGEAFAGAPGRWRRAASWRPFRLPGGDKAGREPWRAAAALLWETGAPAAFAPPALHQAWAARLNSPGSSSVGRLLDAAAALCGICTEASFEGEAPMRIEACASDIAPDGTCIDAAALTLPLAADAQGVWRSDWAPLLPMLADATQPASRRAARFHLSLAEALVAQAKQLRGDTGIRTVGLTGGVFQNRLLTETAALALAAAGFSVRLPQRVPMNDAGLSFGQVIEFLYRQHTKT; encoded by the coding sequence ATGCCTGAGCGCATCGCGCAATTCATCACGATCGGCGGGCGCGTGCAGGGGGTCGGCTTTCGGCCTTTCGTCTACCGCGCCGCGCGCGCGCACGCGCTTGCAGGATGGGTGCGCAACGCTAACGGATCGGTGGAAATTCACGTCGAAGGCGAACGCGCGCAGTTGCAAGGTTTCGTCGACACGCTGCTGAACGAGGCGCCGCCGCTGTCGGCGCCCGGCCCGCTAGCGATCCGGCCGTGCGCGTCCACCCGGCTTCGCGGCTTCTCGATTCTCGACAGCACGGCGGCGAGCGAAGCCGACGTCCATCTTCCGGCAGACGGTTTCGTCTGCGCCGACTGCCTCAACGAACTGCACGATCCGGCCAACCGCCGCTACCGCTACCCCTTCATCAACTGCACGCAGTGCGGCCCGCGCTACACGCTCATCACCGGCCTGCCCTACGACCGGCCAATGACCGCGATGCGCGGTTTCACGCTGTGCGCGGCGTGCCGGCGCGAATACGAGGACGCGGGCGACCGCCGTTTCCATGCCGAGCCAATCGCGTGCCCGGTGTGCGGGCCGCATCTGCAATTCGTGTCGGGCGACAAGACCCTCAGCGGTGACGAGACGGCACTGGCAGCCGCCGTGGCCCAGCTGCGCGCAGGAAAAATCGTTGCGGTGAAAGGCGTCGGCGGCTACCACCTGATGTGCGACGCGCGCAACGACCCGGCCGTCGCCGCACTCCGTGCGCGCAAGCCGCGGCCGGCCAAACCGCTCGCCGTGATGTTTCGCGACCTCGACAGCCTGCGCGACGCGGTCCATTTCGACACGGACGACGCGGCGCTGCTGAGCTCGCCCGCGCGGCCGATCGTGCTGCTGCGGAAGCGCAACACAAACCCGCTTTCAGCTGCCATTGCGCCGGGCCTCGGCGAAATCGGCTGCATGCTCCCCTACTCGCCCCTGCACGATCTCCTGCTGCACGATTTCGGCGGACCGCTCGTCGCAAGCTCCGGCAACCTTTCGGGCGAACCGGTGCTGACCGCCAATGCCGAGGCACAGGCGCGGCTGAGGCATCTCGCCGACGCCTTCCTGCATCACGACCGGCCGATCGTGCGCCCCGCCGACGACCCGGTCTACCGCCGAATCGCCGGCGCGCCACGGCCCTTGCGCCTCGGCCGCGGCCTCGCACCGCTCGAACTCGAACTGCCCGCCGCACTCGCGCAGCCCGTTCTCGCGCTCGGCAGCCACATGAAAAACACGGTCTGCCTCGCCTGGGGAACGCGCGCGGTCGTCTCGCCGCACATCGGAGAACTCGACAGCGCACGCAGTCTGGACACGCTCGCCCGGGTCGCCGCCGATCTGCAAGACCTGTATCAGGTTCGCGCCGCGACGCTGCTTGTCGATCATCACCCCGGCTTCGGCTACCGCCGCTTCGCGCGCGACAGTGGCCTGCCTCTCGCTGCGGTCTGGCATCACCACGCGCACGCCTCCGCGCTCGCGGCCGAGTTTGAGGATATTTCGGAGTGGATCGTCTTCGCCTGGGATGGGGTCGGATTGGGCGAAGACATGAGCCTGTGGGGCGGCGAAGCCTTCGCCGGCGCGCCCGGGCGCTGGCGGCGCGCCGCCTCCTGGCGCCCGTTCCGGCTCCCCGGCGGGGACAAGGCCGGACGTGAACCCTGGCGCGCGGCGGCGGCACTGCTCTGGGAAACTGGCGCGCCGGCGGCCTTCGCGCCACCCGCCCTGCACCAGGCGTGGGCGGCGCGGCTCAACAGCCCGGGCAGCTCGTCGGTCGGCCGGCTCCTCGACGCGGCGGCAGCGCTCTGCGGAATCTGTACCGAGGCGAGCTTCGAGGGCGAGGCGCCGATGCGTATCGAAGCGTGCGCAAGCGATATCGCACCCGACGGCACGTGCATCGACGCCGCGGCGCTCACGCTGCCGCTCGCCGCCGACGCCCAAGGCGTCTGGCGCAGCGACTGGGCCCCGTTGCTGCCTATGCTTGCCGACGCGACCCAGCCGGCCTCGCGCCGCGCTGCCCGCTTCCACCTGAGCCTCGCCGAAGCACTGGTCGCGCAGGCGAAGCAGCTGCGCGGCGATACCGGCATCCGCACCGTCGGCCTGACCGGCGGCGTTTTCCAGAACCGGCTGCTCACCGAGACCGCGGCGCTGGCCCTCGCGGCGGCGGGATTTTCGGTCCGCCTGCCGCAGCGCGTACCGATGAACGACGCCGGCCTGAGCTTCGGCCAGGTCATCGAGTTCCTATACCGACAACACACCAAGACATGA
- a CDS encoding HyaD/HybD family hydrogenase maturation endopeptidase yields MKTLVLGIGNTLLTDEGVGVHLLDVLRPMLGDLHGVTLLDGGTLSFTLAASIEDADALIVVDAAELKRRPGEWAVLEGEEMDRFLIGARKASVHEVGLADLRTIALLAGHWPERRALLAIQPAVIDWGEFPTAPVAAAMPPACAAIAHLIRGWHDA; encoded by the coding sequence ATGAAAACGCTCGTGCTCGGCATCGGCAACACATTGCTTACCGACGAAGGCGTCGGCGTCCACCTGCTCGACGTCCTTCGCCCCATGCTCGGCGACCTGCACGGCGTCACGCTGCTCGACGGCGGCACGCTGTCGTTCACACTTGCCGCGTCGATTGAGGATGCCGACGCGCTGATCGTCGTCGACGCGGCCGAGCTGAAACGCCGCCCGGGCGAATGGGCGGTGCTGGAAGGGGAGGAGATGGACCGGTTCCTGATAGGCGCGCGCAAAGCTTCGGTGCACGAAGTGGGCCTCGCCGACCTGCGCACCATCGCGCTCCTTGCGGGCCACTGGCCGGAACGACGTGCGCTGCTCGCGATCCAGCCCGCGGTCATCGACTGGGGCGAATTCCCCACGGCCCCGGTCGCGGCCGCCATGCCGCCCGCATGCGCGGCGATCGCGCACCTGATCCGGGGCTGGCATGACGCGTGA
- a CDS encoding DUF2231 domain-containing protein: protein MALYHPDIPSTAQVAGHPIHPMLVPFPIAFLVTALITDLTYLNTEDPFWALASLWLLRAGLVMGILAAVFGLVDFYSRRTIRDHKIAWYHFIGNATVLILAWVNVSMRNEAPIDGLTPAGITLSAVVAGILLVTAWLGGEMAYRHHIGAVPAARESVTVERTPPGARPSTMASSYVPAGHERRTGPGDRRNHVAA, encoded by the coding sequence ATGGCGCTTTATCATCCCGATATCCCAAGCACGGCCCAGGTCGCGGGGCACCCGATCCACCCCATGCTCGTTCCGTTCCCGATCGCCTTTCTGGTCACTGCACTGATCACGGACCTGACCTATCTCAATACCGAGGATCCATTCTGGGCGCTGGCTTCGCTGTGGCTGCTGCGCGCGGGCCTCGTGATGGGCATCCTCGCGGCCGTGTTCGGTCTGGTCGACTTCTATTCGCGGCGCACGATCCGCGACCACAAGATCGCCTGGTACCACTTCATCGGCAACGCGACGGTACTGATCCTTGCATGGGTCAACGTCTCGATGCGCAACGAGGCGCCAATCGACGGCCTCACCCCCGCCGGGATCACGCTTTCGGCCGTGGTCGCCGGCATTTTGCTCGTCACGGCCTGGCTTGGCGGCGAGATGGCCTACCGACATCACATCGGCGCGGTTCCCGCCGCGCGCGAATCGGTGACCGTCGAACGAACGCCGCCGGGGGCGCGGCCGTCGACGATGGCGTCGAGCTACGTCCCGGCCGGGCACGAACGTCGCACCGGACCGGGAGACCGCCGCAACCACGTCGCCGCCTGA
- a CDS encoding (Fe-S)-binding protein → MSASLEKGIHALKEVIDAPIASYFESCVHCGICADACLFYTETKEPKYTPINKVEPMRRVYEQEYTLLGRLKKLVGLSKPVTDAELDAWQHLAYDACTLCDRCSLVCPVGNDITYMIRKFREGLAVSGHAPDGIRSATKRTVEVGGPMGLKWPAVANVLRKVEEKTGVPIPVDRAGVDYMILLSSMEVVNYPEYIEALVKIMHRAGLSFTIASDAYEATNAGIQIGNSDLAEVIVARIVLAAERLKVRNVLSPECGHAYMAIRWEGPNLMGRPYAFDVVHVIELLDALRQKGVLRIKDKFKDRCILHDPCQVVRRGGVLNAPEPLVEHVAENYIPIVDKQKWNWCCGGGGGASAIHTPDAEALRARAFGVKKRQLEDAGVDTIVTFCANCRITMEEAVDHYGMNTRLLGLTELMAEHLED, encoded by the coding sequence ATGAGTGCGTCACTCGAAAAAGGCATCCATGCCCTCAAGGAAGTCATCGATGCCCCCATCGCCAGCTATTTCGAGAGCTGCGTGCACTGCGGCATCTGCGCCGACGCCTGCCTCTTCTACACCGAAACGAAGGAACCGAAGTACACGCCGATCAACAAGGTCGAACCGATGCGGCGCGTGTACGAGCAGGAATACACGCTGCTCGGCCGGCTGAAGAAACTGGTCGGCCTTTCCAAACCGGTCACCGACGCCGAGCTCGACGCCTGGCAGCACCTCGCCTACGACGCCTGCACGCTGTGCGATCGTTGCTCGCTGGTCTGCCCGGTCGGCAACGACATCACCTACATGATCCGCAAGTTTCGCGAAGGCCTCGCCGTCTCCGGTCACGCGCCGGACGGCATCCGCAGCGCGACCAAGCGCACGGTCGAAGTGGGGGGGCCGATGGGCCTCAAGTGGCCGGCGGTCGCCAACGTCCTGCGCAAGGTCGAGGAGAAGACCGGGGTGCCGATTCCGGTCGACCGCGCAGGCGTCGACTACATGATCCTGCTGTCGTCGATGGAAGTCGTGAACTACCCCGAGTACATCGAGGCCCTCGTGAAGATCATGCATCGCGCGGGCCTGAGCTTCACGATCGCGTCCGATGCCTACGAGGCGACCAACGCCGGGATCCAGATCGGCAACTCCGATCTCGCCGAGGTCATCGTCGCGCGCATCGTGCTGGCCGCCGAACGGCTCAAGGTGAGGAACGTGCTGTCGCCCGAATGCGGTCATGCCTACATGGCGATCCGCTGGGAAGGCCCCAACCTGATGGGCCGCCCTTACGCCTTCGACGTCGTCCACGTGATCGAATTGCTCGACGCGCTGCGCCAGAAGGGCGTGCTCAGGATCAAGGACAAGTTCAAGGATCGGTGCATCCTTCATGACCCCTGCCAGGTCGTGCGCCGGGGCGGCGTGCTCAATGCGCCCGAGCCGCTGGTGGAGCACGTCGCGGAGAATTACATTCCCATTGTCGACAAGCAGAAGTGGAACTGGTGCTGCGGCGGCGGCGGAGGCGCTTCGGCGATCCATACGCCGGACGCGGAGGCTTTGCGAGCGCGGGCCTTCGGCGTCAAGAAGCGGCAGCTCGAGGACGCGGGCGTCGACACGATCGTCACTTTCTGCGCCAATTGCCGCATCACGATGGAAGAGGCAGTCGACCATTACGGCATGAATACCAGGCTGCTCGGCTTGACCGAGCTCATGGCGGAGCATCTGGAGGACTGA
- a CDS encoding hydrogenase maturation nickel metallochaperone HypA, whose translation MHELSIAQALVEQVEAVIRTHHALRASLIRVRVGPLAGVVPELLAHAFPLAAAGSRMEHAELALVKAPVRVLCERCGAESEAAMNRLLCAECGDWHTRIVSGDELLLESVELETAASPSPAS comes from the coding sequence GTGCATGAGCTGTCGATCGCGCAGGCGCTGGTCGAGCAGGTCGAAGCGGTGATTCGCACGCATCACGCGCTCCGGGCGAGCCTCATTCGCGTGCGCGTCGGGCCCTTGGCCGGTGTCGTGCCCGAGCTGCTGGCGCATGCCTTTCCGCTCGCCGCCGCCGGCAGCCGCATGGAGCACGCGGAACTCGCCCTCGTCAAGGCCCCGGTCCGGGTGCTGTGCGAGCGCTGCGGCGCGGAAAGCGAAGCGGCGATGAACCGGCTGCTGTGCGCCGAATGCGGGGACTGGCATACCCGCATCGTCTCCGGAGACGAATTGCTGCTCGAAAGCGTCGAACTCGAAACCGCCGCTTCCCCGTCCCCTGCATCCTGA
- a CDS encoding HypC/HybG/HupF family hydrogenase formation chaperone, with translation MCLAIPMQIESIDGFTARCAAKGVWRDVSLFMMQDAPPEVGDFVMVHVGYAIQKVTEADARSAWELLDQILEENGA, from the coding sequence ATGTGCCTTGCCATTCCGATGCAGATCGAGTCGATCGACGGTTTTACGGCGCGCTGCGCAGCGAAAGGCGTGTGGCGCGACGTCAGCCTGTTCATGATGCAGGATGCGCCGCCCGAGGTGGGCGACTTCGTCATGGTGCATGTGGGCTACGCGATCCAGAAGGTCACCGAAGCCGATGCGCGCAGCGCGTGGGAATTGCTCGACCAGATCCTGGAGGAAAACGGTGCATGA